A window of Ruminiclostridium herbifermentans genomic DNA:
GCTGAAGAAACAGATAAACTATAGGTCTTTTCAAGAATTATTTCGTTCATCCTTCTGTACACTCGCTTATATTCATCTTCACTCTTAAATGCTGCATAAAGGTTTCCGCCACCTTCATAAATAATCTCGACTTGCAAATATTTTTTGCCTTCAAAATCAAATTCCTCACTTTTATTTTCCCAGTCGAAATCCATTTTTTCTGAATTGTTCTTACCAAACACATATTCACATGCTTCTTCAAAGCATTTTCTAAGAATATTTTTGATTATCTCCGAAGCACCTATTATCTCTTTAATCTTATTAGTACGAAAAATGAATTCCTGTATTCCTCTTACATCAAAAACCGTCAACACTGACATTCATATTCCTCCTTAGTTTTACATATGCTTATATTATAATACTAATTATTGTATATATTACAATTTTTATTATATTTATTTCATTTTTGTATTGTTTTTACAAATTTTAAGTGGTAAATTTATACATATAAACTAATAATATTAAGGGAGATTGAATAATGAATGAGAATATAATGATTTTATTTCTAAGTAATGTACGGCCTGTTAAGAATAATTTAAAAAAGTATCCATACAAGTATACCGAAACAAATGAAAATCATAATTATAATTTTGATATTAAAGGTGTACAAACTAACGAAGCTGCTGTTAAAACAGTAATTCAATTATTACATGAATCTCAAAAAAAGCTTTCCACTGTTTATATGCTCTGCACAAAAACAGTGCTTGATGAGATAAAAGGATTAGAAGAAAAGCACAAAGAATTCTTTGAAAGAAGAATTAAAGAATTTTGTGAAGATAATAAATACAGTTGTCCTAAATTTGAAAAAATTGATTATGATGAGAGTAGTAAAGGAGAAAAAGTATTTAATGAAATAATCAACATGGCAAATAAAATTGACGAAGATTATAACTCATCTGATATTACGGTATATGCTGATATGACTGGTGGAATGAGAAATTCTTCTATGCTTATGCTATCCATTATGAGATTACTACAATACAAGGGGATAAAAATAGAAAAAGTATTATATTCAAATTGGTCACCCGATACTGGTGAAACATATATGGAAATTATAAGTAATGAAGATAAAAATTCTGTTTGCAAGCAAAATGATGATAAACAAAAATATAACACCATTGATAATATTACAGATATTTATAAAATAAATAATTTAATTGCAGGTGCTGAAGAATTTGTTAAGTTTGGTAGTGCACAAACACTAACAGAATATTTTCAAATATTTATAAATAATAATCCCACCTCTCCATTATCGCTATTAATTGATGCAATGAATAACTTTTCTGAAAATCTAAAGTTATGTAGATATGGATATTTTAAAGAATCAATAGATAAATTAAAAGATTGTATAAACAATTATAGAAGAAATGCTTTAAATGATATTAATGAGAAAATTTTTTATTTATTTTTATCAACAATAAAAAAAGAATATGATTTATTACTAAAACAAGATAGAACAGATTTAGATATTATCTCATGGTGCATTGAAAAGGGTTATTTACAACAAGCACTAACATTGTATGTTGAGAAGGTTCCTGATTTTATTTATAGCAATCTTTTCCCATCTCTAGATGATAAAGAATTAAAAATTGTAGAAAAATCGTGTTGGTCAAATACTAGCCTAGGCTTCTATTTAATTAATAAATACATTTTATCAAAAAACAATGCAAATTATAAACCCAAAAAGAATAAAGAAAAAGATTTTTTAGAACCAGATAAAAAAGCTGAATTAATTATAAATAGATTAAATAATAAAATCGTCAAATTAAAATCAGATGTTATCAAATATGACTCCGATTATTTAAAAAATATACTTAAAAATTACTATACAATAAAAGATGACCGAAACAATTCTAACCATGCAAGTAATGAGAAAAACTTTAAAACTTCAGAGCATATTAAAAATGATTTAATTGAATATATCAATCTTCTTAATAAGAACAACAAAAACTATAAATAACTTATACCACAGGA
This region includes:
- a CDS encoding TM1812 family CRISPR-associated protein → MNENIMILFLSNVRPVKNNLKKYPYKYTETNENHNYNFDIKGVQTNEAAVKTVIQLLHESQKKLSTVYMLCTKTVLDEIKGLEEKHKEFFERRIKEFCEDNKYSCPKFEKIDYDESSKGEKVFNEIINMANKIDEDYNSSDITVYADMTGGMRNSSMLMLSIMRLLQYKGIKIEKVLYSNWSPDTGETYMEIISNEDKNSVCKQNDDKQKYNTIDNITDIYKINNLIAGAEEFVKFGSAQTLTEYFQIFINNNPTSPLSLLIDAMNNFSENLKLCRYGYFKESIDKLKDCINNYRRNALNDINEKIFYLFLSTIKKEYDLLLKQDRTDLDIISWCIEKGYLQQALTLYVEKVPDFIYSNLFPSLDDKELKIVEKSCWSNTSLGFYLINKYILSKNNANYKPKKNKEKDFLEPDKKAELIINRLNNKIVKLKSDVIKYDSDYLKNILKNYYTIKDDRNNSNHASNEKNFKTSEHIKNDLIEYINLLNKNNKNYK